From a region of the Hyalangium ruber genome:
- a CDS encoding serine/threonine-protein kinase: MRSQSANEADEYIGKTLARKYRVEALIGEGGMGKVFRARQLALDKPVVLKVLRQSLLSDERTVARFQREAKAASRLNHPNSISILDFGQAEDGALFIAMEFVPGQDLHQILSREWPLQESRVVRIVSQVLSALADAHGAGVIHRDLKPENIMVEQRRNDADFVKVLDFGIAKITDSTGEDGPALTRAGFVCGTPEYMSPEQARGAALDHRSDLYAVGVILYQLTTGLLPFESDSAVGFATKHLTEEPPPPSRRRPEARISTGLERLILRALSKNPDDRPANAEAFKAELAAVERERRRQESTARRGASLPPVSPPVSSPVLAPLPRRATGGNHLSTQPGTDPGWAEPTVEATVRAVPELMQTALNPMPTSDRTEAVVPTVSDAEGGFGFFKALTITLFLAALAIAAYYYFNVYQGPPPEEPYTRPSNAPVPGETSANPDANTPLYDQEIPVQKRNVDESRKAELEGDRVYQKGTLDQAASQYRSAFRLNPKPEIALKLGEVYWQRYHTDKQRPQLDEARAWWARHLKDAPDSRARGYIEQSLKSITAAIPTP; the protein is encoded by the coding sequence GTGCGCTCCCAGTCGGCGAACGAGGCCGATGAGTACATCGGCAAGACGCTGGCGAGGAAGTACCGCGTGGAGGCCCTCATCGGCGAGGGCGGCATGGGCAAGGTGTTCCGCGCGCGCCAGCTCGCCCTGGACAAGCCGGTGGTGCTCAAGGTGCTGCGCCAGTCCCTGCTGTCGGACGAGCGCACGGTGGCTCGCTTCCAGCGTGAGGCCAAGGCCGCCAGCCGCCTCAACCACCCCAACTCCATCAGCATCCTCGACTTCGGTCAGGCCGAGGACGGCGCGCTCTTCATCGCCATGGAGTTCGTGCCCGGTCAGGATCTCCACCAGATCCTCAGCCGGGAGTGGCCGCTGCAGGAGTCTCGCGTGGTGCGGATCGTCAGCCAGGTGCTCTCCGCCCTGGCCGACGCGCACGGCGCTGGCGTCATCCACCGGGACTTGAAGCCCGAGAACATCATGGTGGAGCAGCGCCGCAACGACGCGGACTTCGTGAAGGTGCTCGACTTCGGCATCGCGAAGATCACCGACTCCACGGGCGAGGACGGGCCGGCGCTCACCCGCGCGGGCTTCGTGTGCGGCACGCCCGAGTACATGTCCCCCGAGCAGGCCCGGGGCGCGGCGTTGGATCACCGCTCGGACCTGTACGCGGTGGGCGTCATCCTCTACCAGCTCACGACGGGACTCCTGCCCTTCGAGTCGGACTCGGCGGTGGGCTTCGCCACCAAGCACCTCACCGAGGAGCCGCCCCCGCCGTCGCGGCGCCGTCCCGAGGCGCGCATCTCCACGGGCCTGGAGCGGCTGATCCTCCGCGCCCTGTCCAAGAACCCGGATGACCGGCCCGCCAACGCCGAGGCGTTCAAGGCCGAGCTGGCCGCGGTGGAACGGGAGCGGCGCCGCCAGGAGTCCACGGCGCGCCGGGGCGCCTCGCTGCCTCCCGTCTCGCCGCCGGTGTCCTCGCCGGTGCTGGCGCCGCTGCCGCGCCGGGCCACGGGAGGCAACCACCTCTCCACGCAGCCCGGCACCGATCCCGGCTGGGCCGAGCCCACCGTCGAGGCCACCGTGCGCGCGGTGCCGGAGTTGATGCAGACGGCGCTCAACCCCATGCCCACCAGCGACAGGACGGAGGCCGTCGTGCCCACCGTCTCGGACGCCGAGGGCGGGTTCGGCTTCTTCAAGGCGCTCACCATCACCCTGTTCCTCGCCGCGCTGGCGATCGCCGCGTACTACTACTTCAACGTCTACCAGGGCCCGCCCCCGGAAGAGCCGTACACCCGGCCCAGCAACGCCCCCGTGCCCGGCGAGACGAGCGCCAACCCGGACGCCAACACGCCGCTCTACGACCAGGAGATCCCCGTCCAGAAGCGCAACGTGGACGAGTCTCGCAAGGCGGAGCTCGAGGGCGACCGCGTGTACCAGAAGGGGACCCTGGACCAGGCGGCCTCCCAGTACCGCAGCGCCTTCCGGCTCAACCCCAAGCCGGAGATCGCCCTCAAGCTGGGCGAGGTGTACTGGCAGCGGTACCACACCGACAAGCAGCGCCCACAGTTGGACGAGGCGCGCGCGTGGTGGGCCCGGCACCTCAAGGACGCGCCGGACTCGCGCGCCCGTGGCTACATCGAGCAGAGCCTCAAGAGCATCACCGCGGCGATCCCCACCCCCTGA
- a CDS encoding sulfurtransferase TusA family protein, with the protein MEAAVRVDTSGAACPVPILEIAKAIRRLRIGTLVELISTDRGLEADLPAWCEATGHTLVRMERRGASYVGWVRKAGEQQGHGA; encoded by the coding sequence ATGGAAGCGGCCGTGCGCGTGGACACCTCGGGAGCCGCCTGCCCCGTTCCCATCTTGGAGATCGCCAAGGCGATCCGGCGGCTGCGGATAGGAACGCTGGTGGAGCTGATCTCCACCGATCGCGGCCTGGAGGCCGATCTGCCGGCCTGGTGCGAGGCCACCGGCCACACCCTCGTCCGCATGGAGCGGAGGGGGGCGAGCTACGTGGGCTGGGTGCGCAAGGCCGGTGAGCAGCAGGGTCACGGGGCGTAG
- a CDS encoding FHA domain-containing protein, translated as MENVPPGLKPSSARTPPPSATGGIPVEPAARPPPAAPAVAPVRAPTTGTAQAAKPAPAARPPPPPPVPTERPAPPVPDAPAVARPAAPAAATRPAPAASRFGLTVVAGATRGQRYKLPVTGCVVGRSRGAILLQEDAFVSALHATFLVKEGALFIRDESSASGVYVTIPGTEAIAPRTLFSAGSRLFRFSGRLEIPIAQPGQPVIYGAPVPLGQAIYVVEEVLMGGRAGRAVVSAAALLTIGQAHCDLSYPQDEGLASRHCELSPTATGAMLRDLSGGLGTYVRIAPATERALRAGDRVRIGQTIFQIEALG; from the coding sequence GTGGAGAACGTCCCCCCCGGCCTGAAGCCCTCCTCGGCCCGGACCCCGCCTCCCTCGGCCACCGGCGGCATCCCCGTGGAGCCCGCGGCTCGGCCCCCGCCCGCGGCGCCCGCCGTGGCACCCGTTCGAGCTCCAACGACCGGCACCGCCCAGGCCGCGAAGCCCGCGCCCGCCGCCCGGCCGCCGCCACCGCCGCCCGTGCCCACCGAGCGCCCGGCGCCTCCCGTTCCGGATGCGCCCGCCGTCGCTCGCCCCGCTGCTCCGGCGGCGGCCACTCGCCCCGCTCCGGCCGCCTCGCGCTTCGGGCTCACCGTGGTCGCGGGAGCCACCCGAGGCCAGCGCTACAAGCTGCCCGTCACCGGGTGCGTGGTGGGCCGCAGCCGTGGCGCCATCCTGCTGCAGGAGGACGCCTTCGTCTCCGCGCTCCACGCCACCTTCCTGGTGAAGGAGGGCGCGCTCTTCATCCGGGACGAGTCCAGCGCCTCGGGCGTCTACGTCACCATCCCGGGCACGGAGGCCATCGCGCCTCGGACCCTCTTCAGCGCGGGCTCGCGGCTGTTCCGCTTCAGTGGCCGCCTGGAGATCCCCATCGCCCAGCCCGGGCAGCCGGTCATCTACGGCGCTCCGGTGCCACTCGGCCAGGCCATCTACGTGGTGGAAGAGGTCCTCATGGGCGGACGGGCGGGCCGCGCCGTGGTGTCGGCCGCCGCGCTGCTCACCATCGGCCAGGCCCACTGCGATCTCAGCTACCCGCAGGACGAGGGGTTGGCCAGCCGCCACTGCGAGCTGAGCCCCACCGCCACCGGCGCCATGCTGAGGGACCTGTCGGGCGGCCTGGGGACGTACGTGCGGATCGCCCCGGCCACCGAGCGGGCGCTAAGGGCCGGAGACCGCGTCCGCATCGGTCAGACCATCTTCCAGATCGAAGCGCTGGGCTGA
- a CDS encoding RelA/SpoT family protein, which yields MIRLNDILQRVASYHPDPDLDIIKKAYVYSAKVHQGQLRKSGEPYLIHPLEVAGILAELKLDEASIVTGLLHDTIEDTLATSEELTELFGAEVAQLVDGVTKLSKFSASATLSQEEKQAENFRKMIIAMAQDIRVILVKLADRTHNMRTLDHMSEEKQARIAQETLDIYAPLANRLGISWIKTELEDLSFRYVKPQEYFALLEKLDKRKKEREKYIEDTSTLIRSKMEERGLKGDVSGRFKHVYSIYKKIKSQGIEFDQIHDIIAFRMLMPTMPACYEALGLVHQLWKPVPGRFKDFIAIPKPNMYQSLHTTVIGPLSERVEVQIRTPEMHKIAEEGIAAHWAYKEGKALISKDDEKFAWLRQLMEWQQDLKDPKEFLETVKVDLFTDEVFVFTPKGDVKSLPRGATPVDFAYAIHSDVGGRCVGAKVNGKIVPLRYKLKNGDMVEVLTSPQAHPSKDWLTFVKTSRAQQRIRNFIKQQQRDKSLLLGRELAERELKRFQLNLNRLMKSGQMKKAAEEFGYRIEDDLLVAIGYGKVMPQQLIQHFVPQDKLGSEERPVPAGATVSDGNGSSMLPGLSKVTDLAKRLVGRQSRSGVQIGGVDDVLVRFGRCCNPVPGDKIAGFITRGHGVTVHTDNCEKALATDPERRVDVTWDVRGDFKRPVTLRVLTADRPGMLSDISNTFSKKGVNISQANCRATGDDRAVNTFEVTISDLKQLNDLIRAIEGIKGVQSVERI from the coding sequence ATGATTCGCCTCAACGACATCCTCCAGCGGGTCGCCTCGTATCACCCGGACCCTGATCTGGACATCATCAAGAAGGCGTACGTCTACTCGGCCAAGGTGCATCAGGGCCAGCTCCGCAAGTCTGGGGAGCCCTACCTGATCCATCCGCTCGAGGTCGCCGGCATCCTCGCCGAGCTCAAGCTCGACGAGGCTTCCATCGTCACGGGCCTTCTCCACGACACCATCGAAGACACCCTGGCCACCTCCGAGGAGCTCACCGAGCTGTTCGGCGCCGAGGTGGCTCAGCTCGTCGACGGTGTCACCAAGCTGTCCAAGTTCTCGGCCTCCGCCACGCTCTCCCAGGAGGAGAAGCAGGCGGAGAACTTCCGGAAGATGATCATCGCGATGGCGCAGGACATCCGCGTCATCCTGGTGAAGCTGGCCGACCGCACGCACAACATGCGGACGCTGGACCACATGTCCGAGGAGAAGCAGGCGCGCATTGCCCAGGAGACCCTGGACATCTACGCCCCGCTGGCCAACCGCCTGGGCATCAGCTGGATCAAGACCGAGCTGGAGGACCTGTCCTTCCGCTACGTCAAGCCGCAGGAGTACTTCGCGCTCCTGGAGAAGCTCGACAAGCGCAAGAAGGAGCGGGAGAAGTACATCGAGGACACCAGCACCCTCATCCGCTCCAAGATGGAGGAGCGTGGGCTGAAGGGCGATGTCAGCGGCCGCTTCAAGCACGTCTACAGCATCTACAAGAAGATCAAGTCGCAGGGCATCGAGTTCGACCAGATCCACGACATCATCGCCTTCCGCATGCTCATGCCCACCATGCCCGCCTGCTACGAGGCGCTGGGGCTGGTGCATCAGCTGTGGAAGCCGGTGCCGGGGCGCTTCAAGGACTTCATCGCGATCCCCAAGCCGAACATGTACCAGTCGCTGCACACCACGGTGATCGGCCCGCTGAGCGAGCGCGTGGAGGTGCAGATCCGCACCCCGGAGATGCACAAGATCGCCGAGGAAGGCATCGCGGCGCACTGGGCGTACAAAGAGGGCAAGGCCCTCATCTCCAAGGACGACGAGAAGTTCGCCTGGCTGCGCCAGCTCATGGAGTGGCAGCAGGACCTCAAGGACCCCAAGGAGTTCCTCGAGACGGTGAAGGTGGACCTCTTCACCGACGAGGTCTTCGTCTTCACGCCGAAGGGTGACGTGAAGAGCCTGCCGCGCGGGGCCACGCCGGTGGACTTCGCCTACGCCATCCACTCGGACGTGGGCGGCCGGTGCGTGGGCGCCAAGGTGAACGGGAAGATCGTCCCGCTGCGCTACAAGCTGAAGAACGGGGACATGGTGGAGGTGCTCACCAGCCCCCAGGCGCACCCCTCCAAGGACTGGCTCACCTTCGTCAAGACGAGCCGCGCGCAGCAGCGCATCCGCAACTTCATCAAGCAGCAGCAGCGCGACAAGAGCCTGCTGCTGGGGCGCGAGTTGGCCGAGCGCGAGCTCAAGCGCTTCCAGCTCAACCTCAACCGCCTGATGAAGAGCGGTCAGATGAAGAAGGCGGCCGAGGAGTTCGGCTACCGGATCGAAGACGACCTGCTGGTGGCCATCGGCTACGGCAAGGTGATGCCGCAGCAGCTCATTCAGCACTTCGTCCCGCAGGACAAGCTGGGCTCCGAGGAGCGTCCCGTCCCCGCCGGGGCCACCGTGAGTGACGGCAACGGCTCCTCCATGCTGCCCGGCCTGTCCAAGGTGACGGACCTGGCCAAGCGTCTGGTGGGGCGCCAGAGCCGCAGCGGCGTGCAGATCGGCGGCGTGGATGACGTGCTGGTCCGCTTCGGGCGCTGTTGCAACCCTGTCCCGGGCGACAAGATCGCCGGCTTCATCACCCGTGGGCACGGCGTCACCGTGCATACGGACAACTGCGAGAAGGCGCTCGCCACCGATCCCGAGCGGCGCGTGGACGTCACCTGGGACGTGCGCGGCGACTTCAAGCGCCCCGTCACCCTGCGCGTGCTCACCGCGGACCGGCCCGGCATGTTGTCGGACATCTCCAACACCTTCTCCAAGAAGGGCGTCAACATCTCCCAGGCGAACTGCCGCGCCACCGGGGATGACCGCGCGGTGAACACCTTCGAGGTGACGATCTCGGATCTCAAGCAGCTCAACGATCTGATCCGCGCCATCGAAGGGATCAAAGGTGTTCAATCCGTCGAGCGCATCTGA
- a CDS encoding FHA domain-containing protein, which yields MTFCSRCDAENPDDASFCQACNAPMRSGTLVMAVSQIAPRPQVSLRVVRADGGPESVVRMQRDTLTCGGQADLSLPDDPFVMPQQARFFFSGIRLAVEDVGGANGVFVRLRQERELPTGGELRLGRQRLVLEPIPTASTGPGGAQIWGSPDAGYRLRLVQLLEGGMRGAAYPLKEGDNMLGREVGDITFPTDGFVSGRHAVLTVRKDQLSVRDVGSSNGTFMRLAGPTFVDNGDHFLIGRQLLRVEIQAPV from the coding sequence ATGACCTTCTGCTCTCGCTGTGACGCCGAGAACCCCGACGACGCCTCCTTCTGCCAGGCGTGCAACGCCCCCATGCGTTCGGGCACCCTCGTGATGGCGGTTTCGCAGATCGCCCCCCGCCCCCAGGTATCGCTGCGCGTGGTCCGCGCCGATGGTGGCCCGGAGTCCGTGGTGCGCATGCAGCGTGACACCCTGACCTGCGGAGGCCAGGCGGACCTGTCGCTGCCGGATGACCCCTTCGTCATGCCGCAACAGGCGCGCTTCTTCTTCTCGGGAATCCGCCTGGCCGTGGAGGACGTGGGGGGCGCCAACGGCGTCTTCGTCCGCCTGCGCCAGGAGCGGGAATTGCCCACCGGCGGTGAGCTGCGGCTGGGCCGGCAGCGGCTGGTGCTCGAGCCGATTCCAACGGCCTCCACCGGGCCGGGGGGCGCGCAGATCTGGGGCTCTCCGGATGCGGGCTACCGGCTGCGTCTCGTGCAGCTCCTCGAAGGGGGCATGCGCGGCGCCGCCTACCCCCTCAAGGAGGGGGACAACATGCTGGGCCGCGAGGTGGGGGACATCACCTTCCCCACCGACGGCTTCGTCTCCGGGCGCCACGCCGTCCTCACGGTCCGCAAGGATCAGCTGTCGGTCCGGGATGTGGGCTCCTCCAACGGCACGTTCATGCGCCTGGCGGGCCCCACCTTCGTGGACAACGGCGACCACTTCCTCATCGGTCGCCAGCTGCTCCGGGTGGAGATCCAGGCGCCGGTCTGA
- a CDS encoding RidA family protein: MARKAVHSDDAPKAIGPYSQAIQVEAGKMTFLSGQIPLDPKTMEMVQGDVVAQAERVMLNLKAVLAAGGLDFSHVVRCTIFLTDLGDFAKVNEVYGRHFTGAPPSRATVQVAALPRGAKVEIDAIAVS, encoded by the coding sequence ATGGCGCGCAAAGCCGTTCACTCCGACGACGCCCCCAAGGCCATCGGCCCCTACTCGCAGGCCATCCAGGTCGAGGCCGGGAAGATGACTTTCCTGTCCGGCCAGATTCCGCTGGACCCCAAGACGATGGAGATGGTCCAGGGCGACGTGGTGGCCCAGGCCGAGCGGGTGATGCTCAACCTCAAGGCCGTGCTCGCCGCCGGCGGGCTCGACTTCTCCCACGTGGTGCGCTGCACCATCTTCCTCACCGACCTGGGCGACTTCGCCAAGGTCAATGAGGTGTACGGCCGCCACTTCACCGGCGCGCCCCCCTCGCGCGCCACCGTGCAGGTGGCCGCGCTCCCCCGTGGCGCCAAGGTGGAGATCGACGCCATCGCCGTGTCCTGA
- a CDS encoding TraR/DksA family transcriptional regulator, which yields MNQKDLKRYKKMLEDSKTALLESAKKTLVEESSFDTDDLPDEIDQASSEYAQSMVFRLRDREKFLLQKIEKALQRIEDGSFGICERCEEDISPKRLEARPVTTLCIRCKEEQEKKERSYG from the coding sequence GTGAACCAGAAAGATCTCAAGCGGTACAAGAAGATGCTCGAGGACAGCAAGACCGCGCTGCTCGAGAGCGCCAAGAAGACCCTGGTGGAGGAGTCCAGTTTCGATACTGACGACCTCCCGGACGAGATCGATCAGGCCTCTTCCGAGTACGCCCAGTCCATGGTCTTCCGTCTGCGGGATCGGGAGAAGTTCCTCCTGCAGAAGATCGAGAAGGCGCTGCAGCGCATCGAGGACGGCTCGTTCGGCATCTGCGAGCGCTGCGAGGAGGACATCTCTCCCAAGCGCCTGGAGGCCCGCCCCGTCACCACGCTCTGCATCCGCTGCAAGGAGGAGCAGGAGAAGAAGGAGCGCTCCTACGGCTGA
- a CDS encoding DsbA family protein, producing the protein MKANVIVALVVGIVLGFAVGNARSASKSTESGTPSVAAAAGKVADAAPSAPAPSRQGGRAVDPTVFKVPVEDSPVKGSADALITIVEFSDYQCPFCSRAHNTVQKLQEEYGNKVRVVMKQNPLSFHPRAKPAAVAAMAAGEQGKYWEYHDKLFANAKQLEDKDLEKYAEEIGLDMGRWKKDLTNAKFNQIIDRDQALAGQLGANGTPAFFINGRLLSGAQPIDNFKAIINEELPKAQKLVDGGIKPSQVYASIIEKGSTRAAPPPSAQPQQAAYRKVDFPADAPSFGPKHAKVTIVEWSDFECPFCGRVMPTLQKIKENYGKDVKVVFRHQPLPFHANAKLAAEASMAAHEQGKFWEYHDKLFSNQKALDRASLEKYAQELKLDMGKFKSALDSGKFRAQVEADSSAGSAVGANGTPTFFINGRQFVGAQPFENFKQAIDEEIGKADKLLASGVKIENLYAKVMENAANAPPPAAEQAPAEPAVQKIEVGKAPVKGPANAPVTIVAFSDFECPFCGRVVPTLKALEEQYGNKIRVAFKHQPLPFHANAKPAAAAAMAAHEQGKFWEYHDKLFANQRALDRASLEKYAEELKLDMGKFKAALDSGKFNAQIEADSAEGSRVGANGTPTFFINGRTLVGAQPVDAFKRVIDEELKKGGSVAKDAK; encoded by the coding sequence ATGAAAGCAAACGTCATCGTTGCCCTGGTAGTGGGCATTGTGCTCGGGTTCGCGGTGGGCAATGCCCGCAGCGCCTCCAAGAGCACTGAGAGCGGTACCCCTTCGGTTGCCGCTGCCGCGGGCAAGGTCGCGGATGCGGCTCCTTCGGCTCCCGCGCCCTCGCGTCAGGGTGGCCGCGCGGTCGACCCGACCGTCTTCAAGGTTCCCGTCGAGGACTCGCCCGTCAAGGGCAGCGCCGACGCGCTCATCACCATCGTCGAGTTCTCCGACTACCAGTGCCCGTTCTGCTCGCGCGCCCACAACACCGTGCAGAAGCTCCAGGAGGAGTACGGCAACAAGGTCCGCGTGGTGATGAAGCAGAACCCGCTCTCCTTCCACCCGCGCGCCAAGCCCGCGGCCGTCGCCGCCATGGCGGCCGGTGAGCAGGGCAAGTACTGGGAGTACCACGACAAGCTCTTCGCCAACGCCAAGCAGCTCGAGGACAAGGATCTCGAGAAGTACGCCGAGGAGATCGGCCTCGACATGGGCCGCTGGAAGAAGGACCTGACGAACGCGAAGTTCAACCAGATCATCGACCGTGACCAGGCCCTGGCCGGCCAGCTGGGCGCCAACGGCACCCCGGCCTTCTTCATCAACGGCCGCCTGCTGTCGGGCGCGCAGCCCATCGACAACTTCAAGGCGATCATCAACGAGGAGCTGCCCAAGGCCCAGAAGCTGGTGGACGGCGGCATCAAGCCCTCGCAGGTCTACGCCTCCATCATCGAGAAGGGCTCCACGCGCGCCGCGCCGCCCCCGTCCGCCCAGCCGCAGCAGGCCGCCTACCGCAAGGTGGACTTCCCCGCGGACGCGCCCTCCTTCGGCCCGAAGCACGCCAAGGTGACGATCGTCGAGTGGTCCGACTTCGAGTGCCCCTTCTGCGGCCGCGTCATGCCGACGCTGCAGAAGATCAAGGAGAACTACGGTAAGGACGTGAAGGTGGTGTTCCGTCACCAGCCGCTGCCCTTCCACGCCAACGCGAAGCTGGCCGCCGAGGCCTCGATGGCCGCGCACGAGCAGGGCAAGTTCTGGGAGTACCACGACAAGCTCTTCTCCAACCAGAAGGCCCTGGATCGCGCCTCGCTCGAGAAGTACGCCCAGGAGCTGAAGCTGGACATGGGCAAGTTCAAGTCCGCCCTGGACAGCGGCAAGTTCCGCGCTCAGGTGGAGGCCGACTCCAGCGCCGGTAGCGCGGTGGGCGCCAACGGCACCCCGACGTTCTTCATCAACGGCCGTCAGTTCGTGGGCGCGCAGCCCTTCGAGAACTTCAAGCAGGCGATCGACGAGGAGATCGGCAAGGCCGACAAGCTGCTGGCCAGCGGCGTGAAGATCGAGAACCTCTACGCGAAGGTGATGGAGAACGCGGCCAACGCGCCTCCTCCGGCCGCGGAGCAGGCTCCGGCCGAGCCGGCGGTGCAGAAGATCGAGGTGGGCAAGGCTCCGGTGAAGGGCCCCGCCAACGCCCCGGTCACCATCGTGGCCTTCTCCGACTTCGAGTGCCCGTTCTGCGGTCGCGTGGTGCCCACGCTCAAGGCGCTCGAGGAGCAGTACGGCAACAAGATCCGGGTGGCCTTCAAGCACCAGCCCCTGCCCTTCCACGCGAACGCCAAGCCGGCCGCCGCCGCCGCCATGGCCGCGCACGAGCAGGGCAAGTTCTGGGAGTACCACGACAAGCTGTTCGCCAATCAGCGCGCCCTGGATCGCGCCTCGCTCGAGAAGTACGCCGAGGAGCTGAAGCTGGACATGGGCAAGTTCAAGGCGGCCCTGGACAGCGGCAAGTTCAACGCGCAGATCGAGGCGGACTCCGCCGAGGGCTCGCGCGTGGGCGCCAACGGCACCCCGACGTTCTTCATCAACGGCCGCACCCTGGTGGGCGCTCAGCCGGTGGACGCCTTCAAGCGCGTCATCGATGAGGAGCTGAAGAAGGGCGGCTCGGTGGCCAAGGACGCGAAGTAG
- a CDS encoding PspA/IM30 family protein, whose amino-acid sequence MLFGLFRKKDKKQKPADPLAAFDQLIEDLERQAAEVRKSAATLLALKGELSRAKERYTRQLADIAQRLSVADSRGDVKSMSVLARDQEQTESLLKSTREALERAEEDARLLLEAANEVGRRVVELRTERQSASARLVAGGLVTGAMRERVDRIEKVLAVDAARDEIERAHALADIYREERGAGEKEE is encoded by the coding sequence ATGCTGTTCGGCCTCTTTCGCAAGAAGGACAAGAAGCAGAAGCCCGCGGACCCGCTCGCGGCCTTCGATCAGCTCATCGAGGACCTGGAGCGCCAGGCGGCCGAGGTACGCAAGTCCGCCGCCACGCTGCTGGCCCTCAAGGGAGAGCTGTCTCGCGCGAAGGAGCGCTACACGCGCCAGCTCGCGGACATCGCCCAGCGCCTCTCGGTGGCCGACTCCCGGGGAGACGTGAAGAGCATGTCCGTGCTCGCCCGCGACCAGGAGCAGACCGAGAGTCTGCTCAAGTCCACCCGAGAGGCCCTGGAGCGCGCCGAGGAGGATGCCCGGTTGCTGCTGGAGGCCGCCAACGAGGTAGGCCGGCGCGTCGTGGAGCTGCGCACCGAGCGCCAGAGCGCCTCGGCCCGGCTCGTCGCCGGTGGGCTCGTCACCGGCGCCATGCGCGAGCGCGTGGACCGCATCGAGAAGGTGCTCGCCGTGGACGCTGCCCGCGATGAGATCGAGCGGGCGCACGCGCTCGCGGACATCTACCGCGAGGAGCGCGGGGCAGGGGAGAAGGAGGAGTAG
- a CDS encoding DNA integrity scanning protein DisA nucleotide-binding domain protein — protein sequence MSEGTKFDREFLRSALSLAARNEVDHFLYICDTPIAPEDLRGRPARKKIIYAVTLDKIAQDYMARQLRALVIPAYDYSRTERVKVALVSALSQGAIKEGDLVLCMTGKVGRAPDTLMHMRIGGSLDDRVAIEGVKLGEEFNSQVVDALIQLALQIGQEGFEGHPIGTIMTIGDHTSVLEKSRQMTINPFQGISEAERNVLDPKIREAIKNFSVLDGAFVIREDGVVLAAGRYLSSADEAVKIPLGLGARHAAAAGITSSTHCIALVVSQTSGAVRLFKGGNIVLELHQTARRT from the coding sequence ATGAGCGAAGGTACGAAATTCGACCGGGAGTTCCTGCGCTCGGCCCTCTCTCTGGCAGCCAGGAACGAAGTAGACCACTTCTTGTACATCTGTGACACGCCCATCGCACCGGAGGACCTGCGAGGTAGGCCGGCGCGCAAGAAAATCATCTACGCGGTGACACTGGACAAGATCGCCCAGGACTACATGGCCCGGCAGCTTCGGGCCCTGGTCATTCCCGCCTATGACTACTCGCGTACGGAGCGGGTCAAGGTAGCCCTCGTCTCGGCGCTCTCCCAGGGGGCGATCAAGGAGGGGGACCTGGTGCTGTGCATGACCGGGAAGGTTGGGCGAGCGCCGGACACGCTGATGCACATGCGCATCGGGGGTTCGCTGGACGACCGGGTCGCCATCGAGGGTGTAAAGCTGGGCGAGGAGTTCAACTCGCAGGTGGTGGACGCGCTCATCCAGCTGGCGCTGCAGATCGGCCAGGAGGGCTTCGAGGGTCACCCCATCGGGACGATCATGACGATCGGGGACCACACGAGCGTGCTGGAGAAGAGCCGGCAGATGACCATCAACCCGTTCCAGGGCATCTCCGAGGCGGAGCGGAACGTGTTGGACCCGAAGATCCGCGAGGCCATCAAGAACTTCTCGGTGCTGGACGGGGCGTTCGTCATCCGCGAGGACGGGGTGGTGCTGGCGGCGGGCCGCTACCTGTCCTCGGCGGACGAGGCGGTGAAGATTCCGCTGGGCCTGGGCGCGCGGCACGCGGCGGCGGCGGGCATCACCTCCTCCACGCACTGCATCGCGCTGGTGGTGAGTCAGACTTCGGGAGCGGTGCGGCTCTTCAAGGGCGGCAACATCGTCCTGGAGCTGCACCAGACGGCGCGCCGGACCTGA